In Candidatus Vicinibacter proximus, the following are encoded in one genomic region:
- the tuf gene encoding elongation factor Tu, with protein MAKESFNRSKPHVNIGTIGHVDHGKTTLTSAITSVLSEQGLAQKKDYDSIDNAPEEKERGITINTAHVEYETKNRHYAHVDCPGHADYVKNMVTGAAQMDGAILVVAATDGPMPQTREHILLARQVGVPAIVVFMNKVDLVDDPEMLELVEMEVRELLDKYQFNGDTAAVIKGSALKALEGDATGKQAIYDLMEAVDTQIPEPVRLIDKPFLMPVEDVFSITGRGTVATGRIERGIIKVGESVEIVGMMKPEDKPLTSTVTGVEMFRKLLDRGEAGDNAGLLLRGVEKDDIKRGMVICAPGSVKPHLKFKCEVYVLSKDEGGRHTPFFKGYRPQFYFRTTDVTGECQLPEGVEMVMPGDNVSLEVTLLSPIAMEKGLRFAIREGGRTVGAGQVTEIIA; from the coding sequence ATGGCAAAGGAAAGTTTTAATCGGTCCAAACCCCATGTTAACATAGGCACGATAGGCCACGTTGACCACGGTAAAACCACATTAACATCTGCAATCACTTCAGTTCTTTCAGAACAGGGGTTGGCTCAGAAAAAAGACTATGATTCAATCGATAACGCTCCTGAAGAAAAAGAAAGGGGTATTACGATTAACACTGCTCACGTAGAGTATGAAACAAAAAACAGGCATTACGCACACGTAGATTGTCCGGGTCACGCTGACTATGTTAAAAACATGGTAACAGGTGCCGCGCAAATGGACGGCGCCATCCTTGTGGTAGCTGCAACGGACGGTCCAATGCCTCAAACAAGAGAACATATCCTTCTTGCGCGTCAGGTAGGTGTTCCTGCAATTGTTGTGTTCATGAACAAGGTAGACCTTGTTGATGATCCTGAGATGTTGGAACTTGTCGAAATGGAAGTGCGTGAATTGCTAGATAAATATCAATTCAATGGAGATACAGCTGCAGTGATAAAAGGATCTGCTCTGAAAGCTCTTGAAGGAGATGCTACAGGTAAACAAGCTATCTATGATTTGATGGAGGCTGTAGATACCCAAATTCCAGAACCAGTGCGTTTGATTGACAAACCTTTCCTAATGCCTGTAGAGGATGTATTCTCCATCACGGGCCGAGGTACTGTTGCAACTGGTAGAATTGAAAGGGGTATAATTAAGGTTGGAGAATCTGTTGAGATTGTCGGAATGATGAAACCTGAAGATAAGCCTCTCACATCAACAGTGACCGGAGTGGAAATGTTCCGTAAGTTGCTTGACCGTGGTGAAGCTGGAGACAATGCAGGACTTCTCTTAAGAGGAGTGGAAAAAGACGATATCAAAAGAGGTATGGTTATCTGCGCTCCGGGGTCAGTTAAGCCGCATTTAAAATTCAAATGTGAAGTTTACGTTTTGTCGAAGGATGAAGGTGGAAGACACACTCCATTTTTTAAAGGATATCGTCCACAATTCTATTTCCGTACAACAGATGTGACAGGAGAGTGTCAACTTCCTGAGGGAGTAGAAATGGTGATGCCTGGAGATAATGTTTCTTTGGAAGTTACGCTATTGAGCCCAATCGCAATGGAGAAAGGTCTTCGTTTTGCGATTAGGGAAGGTGGCCGTACGGTTGGAGCCGGACAGGTAACTGAAATTATTGCATAA
- the raiA gene encoding ribosome-associated translation inhibitor RaiA, producing the protein MQVRIQSIHFDADQKLLQIIESKLQTFDQYLTKLEAEAKVILKMEKVGQVSDKIVEIIVNLPGHPLVVKAKDKSFEKAFYMVLHSLKRQLLRFKEKLQKKH; encoded by the coding sequence ATGCAAGTAAGAATTCAGTCCATCCATTTTGATGCAGATCAGAAACTTTTACAGATTATTGAATCGAAATTGCAAACTTTTGATCAATATCTTACCAAGTTGGAAGCAGAGGCCAAAGTAATCCTTAAAATGGAGAAGGTTGGACAGGTAAGTGATAAGATTGTTGAAATAATTGTTAATCTTCCAGGCCATCCTTTGGTGGTGAAAGCTAAAGATAAAAGCTTTGAGAAGGCCTTCTATATGGTGCTACACAGCCTTAAAAGGCAATTACTAAGATTTAAAGAAAAGCTTCAGAAAAAACACTAA
- a CDS encoding tyrosine-type recombinase/integrase, with amino-acid sequence MIGEFINYLKCEKRFSTHTILAYKSDLDQFYRFIKKDFNLEVFEEVNHFQIRSWLVNLNAQELDPSSVVRKISCLKTFFKFLKRKGVVLQNPMRKIVSPKLKRRLPTVLKSTELNFLQNFKEKGNNGAINIRNFLIVRLFYETGIRRTELMNLRLSDIDLSQQQIKVLGKGQKERIIPFGKELKKDILRYLPKRSELVGDRHDFLFSTKSGDKAYPKLIYNIVGAELSSHTSTKKKSPHVLRHSFATHLAESGADIYAIKELLGHTSLNATQIYTHNTVAKIKEAYSRCHPKALKIK; translated from the coding sequence ATGATTGGTGAATTTATTAATTATCTAAAATGTGAAAAGAGATTCTCCACACATACCATTCTAGCATACAAGTCCGACTTAGATCAATTTTATAGATTTATTAAGAAAGATTTCAATTTAGAGGTCTTTGAAGAGGTTAATCATTTTCAGATTCGATCTTGGTTGGTTAATCTGAATGCCCAAGAACTTGACCCGAGTTCCGTTGTCCGTAAAATTTCCTGCCTTAAAACATTTTTTAAATTTCTAAAAAGGAAGGGTGTTGTGTTGCAAAACCCTATGAGAAAGATAGTCAGTCCTAAATTAAAGAGACGACTTCCTACCGTATTAAAGTCTACTGAATTAAACTTTTTGCAAAATTTTAAGGAGAAAGGGAACAACGGTGCAATCAATATTCGAAATTTCTTAATTGTTCGGTTGTTTTACGAGACCGGCATCAGAAGGACAGAGTTGATGAATTTAAGGCTTTCTGACATAGACCTGTCACAGCAGCAGATTAAAGTATTGGGAAAAGGACAAAAAGAAAGAATTATCCCTTTCGGAAAAGAACTAAAGAAAGATATTCTGCGTTATTTACCTAAAAGGTCAGAATTGGTGGGGGATAGACATGATTTCCTTTTTAGCACGAAGAGTGGGGATAAGGCTTACCCTAAATTAATCTATAATATCGTTGGTGCGGAACTTTCATCACACACTTCAACAAAAAAGAAGAGTCCACACGTTTTGAGACATAGTTTTGCTACTCACTTGGCAGAAAGTGGTGCAGATATTTATGCTATAAAGGAACTTTTAGGTCATACAAGTCTTAATGCAACCCAAATATACACACATAATACCGTGGCAAAAATTAAAGAGGCCTATTCCAGATGTCACCCTAAAGCACTAAAAATCAAATAG
- a CDS encoding 30S ribosomal protein S21 has product MLVIDVRDSESIDRALKKYKKKFEQTGTLKELRRRKHFTKPSVERRSEVLKAQFRGLYIAKNEL; this is encoded by the coding sequence ATGTTGGTAATTGATGTAAGAGATTCAGAATCAATTGATAGGGCTCTAAAAAAGTACAAGAAGAAATTCGAACAAACTGGTACTTTAAAAGAACTCAGAAGACGCAAGCATTTCACTAAACCTTCTGTTGAGAGAAGATCTGAAGTACTTAAAGCACAATTTAGAGGTCTTTATATAGCAAAGAACGAATTATAG
- a CDS encoding DUF5011 domain-containing protein, with amino-acid sequence MKNYSASIILVLALFFVSLSSCELEDTTANVSRITYYPTITLKGAQWNTVDQGGTFKDEGVIAKEGDSEIQVKVGGDVVDTQKPGVYTITYTALNKDGFSATEYRYVGVIAPNVKGTDMSGTYKRNAGAQGISTVTKISDNFYKSDNVGGVASPGPATTVYFYHYEGDKLGVPEQLVAGATFSCINSTVQLGTSYKWVVINSGYGTALRTFIKQ; translated from the coding sequence ATGAAAAATTATTCAGCAAGCATAATATTAGTATTAGCGCTGTTTTTTGTGTCCCTCTCTTCTTGTGAGTTGGAGGATACAACGGCAAATGTTTCGAGAATTACCTACTATCCAACCATTACTCTTAAAGGAGCGCAATGGAATACAGTAGATCAAGGAGGTACCTTCAAAGATGAGGGAGTAATCGCTAAAGAAGGTGATTCTGAAATTCAAGTTAAAGTTGGAGGTGATGTTGTGGATACACAAAAACCTGGTGTTTACACGATTACCTACACTGCATTAAATAAAGATGGATTTTCTGCAACTGAATATAGATATGTTGGCGTAATAGCCCCTAATGTAAAAGGGACAGATATGTCAGGGACCTATAAAAGAAATGCAGGAGCACAAGGCATTAGTACGGTGACAAAAATTTCAGACAACTTTTACAAATCAGATAACGTAGGAGGGGTTGCTAGTCCAGGTCCTGCTACTACTGTTTATTTTTACCATTACGAAGGAGATAAGCTTGGTGTTCCAGAACAATTGGTTGCAGGTGCGACATTCTCTTGCATTAATTCTACGGTGCAACTCGGAACCAGCTATAAGTGGGTCGTTATAAACTCAGGGTATGGTACCGCATTAAGGACATTTATTAAACAATAA
- a CDS encoding SusD/RagB family nutrient-binding outer membrane lipoprotein, whose amino-acid sequence MKKFLILFTIVLLAGTSCNEWLDVNTDPNNPTEVPADLVLPNAQMQIAGSIGGDYAILGGLWSQHWTQSHIASQYKDIDSYDLTDKDFEIDWSELYSDALVDLAEIKTKSSAAGEWNSFLQATCLEAYTYQILADLYDKIPCTEAVQGSANLTPKFDDGAAVYDELLTRINAALAKDFNAATVVKVTSDLIFGNQDKAAQIDSWKRFANTLKLKMLLRQTESARAADATQKISAMLSSGATFLNGHAAISIFIDEANRSNPLYENNVRQLNVATNIRASYTLMSFLQANNDPRLDAYFVPGSTGHFALAQGDFNELTSVTPGARPSSAKFSATTPFYFFSADEVDFMLAEASLRTGASAENHYYNGIKDAFAKFGLTAPQNLLDNAYKFPTSGTTAEKLEAIITQKWLGSINQGYESFFDQNRTGYPRISNVPASDPSYVPGRYTYSIEGVTSGKFPKRLIFPDLSRRVNPNTPAFVAITEKVWWAK is encoded by the coding sequence ATGAAAAAGTTTTTAATATTATTCACTATTGTTTTATTGGCAGGCACCTCGTGTAATGAGTGGCTGGATGTCAATACTGATCCCAATAACCCCACTGAGGTTCCAGCAGATTTGGTCTTACCAAATGCTCAAATGCAAATAGCTGGTTCTATTGGTGGTGACTATGCAATTTTAGGAGGGCTTTGGTCCCAACATTGGACGCAAAGTCACATTGCTTCTCAATATAAGGATATAGATTCTTATGATTTGACAGATAAGGATTTTGAAATTGATTGGTCGGAGTTATATAGCGATGCATTGGTAGATTTAGCAGAGATAAAAACTAAGTCTTCAGCAGCTGGTGAGTGGAATTCATTCCTTCAAGCTACTTGTTTAGAAGCATACACATATCAGATTCTTGCCGATTTGTATGACAAGATACCATGCACTGAGGCTGTCCAGGGATCTGCAAATCTAACGCCGAAGTTTGATGATGGAGCAGCAGTTTACGATGAATTATTGACAAGGATTAATGCTGCATTAGCTAAGGATTTCAATGCGGCAACTGTAGTAAAAGTTACTTCAGATCTTATCTTTGGAAATCAAGACAAAGCCGCACAAATTGATAGCTGGAAAAGGTTTGCAAATACTTTAAAATTGAAGATGCTTTTAAGACAGACTGAAAGTGCCCGTGCAGCAGATGCTACTCAAAAAATTTCTGCTATGCTAAGTTCAGGAGCTACCTTTCTCAATGGTCATGCAGCAATTTCTATTTTTATAGATGAGGCAAACAGGTCAAATCCACTGTATGAAAATAACGTTCGTCAGTTGAACGTAGCTACTAACATCAGGGCTTCTTATACCTTGATGTCTTTTTTGCAAGCTAATAATGATCCAAGGTTGGATGCTTATTTTGTTCCCGGGAGTACGGGACATTTTGCCTTGGCCCAGGGTGATTTTAACGAATTGACATCAGTAACACCAGGAGCCAGACCTTCTTCCGCTAAGTTTTCTGCAACAACTCCATTCTATTTTTTCTCAGCTGATGAAGTTGATTTTATGTTAGCAGAAGCCTCGCTTAGAACAGGAGCAAGTGCTGAAAATCATTATTATAATGGGATAAAAGATGCCTTTGCCAAGTTTGGTTTGACAGCACCTCAAAATTTATTGGATAATGCTTATAAGTTTCCAACATCTGGAACAACTGCTGAAAAATTGGAGGCAATAATTACACAAAAATGGCTTGGATCCATTAATCAAGGGTATGAGAGTTTCTTTGATCAAAACAGAACCGGATATCCTAGGATTTCAAATGTGCCTGCAAGCGATCCTTCTTATGTGCCTGGTAGATACACGTATTCAATAGAAGGAGTAACAAGTGGCAAGTTTCCTAAACGGTTAATCTTTCCTGATTTATCAAGGAGAGTAAACCCTAATACACCAGCTTTTGTAGCAATAACTGAAAAAGTTTGGTGGGCAAAATAA
- a CDS encoding SusC/RagA family TonB-linked outer membrane protein, with translation MSMSIVSAQRLVKGTVTDKEGVAVIGANVVAKGTNIGTITNENGAYALSVPEGVTTLVFTYTGYVSQEIALGASNMVDVSLAEGVLLNETIVTALGISREKKTLGYAASEVDNSVLGQTRNANVLDALSSRVPGLSIQTNSGSPGASSSINIRGFASVTGRTEPLFVIDGVPVNNRTINGITNLNNPNDDFNRSADYGNQFSDLNVADVETATVLRGSAATALYGSRGAAGVILITTKSGKRTKDKLGVEYTGNIGVSQVLRVPHLQNSYGQGWSGLFAYEENGSWGPRADGVDRLWGNVVDNSQLLKPFKVLDDNLKDFFELGRETSHSIGISGSNGNSHFRLGYTYLNNDGVVPLDGDKLVRNSLSFNGGTSFGKLTVNTGVIFSVKDLDAVATGQGDDAGAGKVIWQEIIQVPRDHSIVDYADYKNKFYNVDNFHTLYAQNPYFILNETGNNYNENKTIGNIGLEYELVKGLKAKWNVGGDFANGSIFEYGNVSKITAGAPNDPANDVVGKVAEATITNRQINSDFTLAYKLDLSEDFDLDLLVGQNANETTFKSFSTEITNLSIPGYYNLSNTTTQPVTATARTKRRLVGVFGMATLGFRDWLYLGLQGRNDWSSTLPKDNNSFFYPGVTVSAVLSDAFDVSNYFDFLKLRAGYAFTGNDAQPYRINSVYGAAQARAGGFGFINFPIGGFNSFEIGDRIGNKSLKPELTSELEFGVEAQMFKRRIGLDLSVYDKRTKDQIIEIDVDPTSGYRSQVINLGEIKNAGFEAMVDLVPIRTSNFEWGVNFNYSRNRNEVLSLGDSEGTSILLNDAYNVELRAEVGKPVGTIYTPDVQRTADGKIVVNPATGLPLQSAAKVLRGSINPDFSTGFGTYLKFKNWTLNANADYRKGGLFYSYTARLNYFVGNAWNTQYNDRQPWIVPNSVVDNGDGTFSENTTPISRADVFTYYGATPSYEYNHILDKTFFKLRNVSLTYALPSGWFKGSINNVSVTAWGRNLLLWTPSDNHFVDPESNTFGTSLASQLGEFSTGPSTSSYGITLNIKY, from the coding sequence ATGTCCATGAGTATTGTGTCAGCACAACGCTTGGTGAAAGGAACAGTTACTGACAAAGAAGGTGTTGCCGTTATTGGAGCAAATGTTGTGGCTAAAGGCACCAACATTGGTACGATAACAAACGAAAACGGGGCTTATGCCTTAAGTGTTCCTGAAGGTGTTACAACTTTGGTATTTACCTATACCGGGTATGTTTCTCAGGAAATTGCCTTGGGGGCAAGCAATATGGTTGATGTCTCTTTAGCTGAAGGGGTGCTACTTAACGAGACAATAGTAACCGCTTTGGGGATTTCAAGGGAGAAAAAAACCTTGGGATATGCTGCTTCAGAGGTAGATAATTCTGTTTTAGGTCAAACAAGGAATGCTAATGTGTTGGACGCTTTATCCTCGAGGGTCCCTGGTTTGTCAATTCAAACAAATTCTGGTTCTCCTGGGGCTTCATCTTCTATAAATATCCGAGGATTTGCATCAGTTACAGGTAGAACAGAACCATTGTTTGTAATTGATGGAGTCCCGGTTAACAATAGAACAATAAATGGTATTACTAATTTAAATAATCCTAATGATGATTTTAATCGTTCTGCAGATTATGGTAACCAGTTCTCTGATTTAAATGTTGCGGATGTAGAAACTGCAACTGTTTTGCGTGGTAGTGCCGCGACAGCTTTATACGGTAGCAGGGGAGCTGCTGGGGTGATCCTGATTACTACAAAATCGGGAAAAAGGACTAAGGATAAATTAGGCGTTGAATACACTGGAAATATTGGAGTCTCCCAAGTTCTAAGAGTTCCACATTTACAGAATTCTTATGGGCAAGGATGGAGCGGTTTGTTCGCTTATGAAGAAAATGGTTCCTGGGGACCTCGGGCTGACGGAGTTGACAGATTGTGGGGAAATGTTGTGGATAACTCACAATTGCTAAAACCTTTTAAAGTTTTGGATGACAACTTAAAAGATTTCTTTGAATTAGGTCGCGAAACCTCCCATTCAATTGGAATCAGTGGTTCTAATGGAAATTCACATTTCAGACTTGGCTATACTTATTTGAACAATGATGGAGTGGTACCATTGGATGGCGATAAATTGGTAAGGAATTCACTTTCATTTAATGGAGGAACCTCATTTGGCAAGCTTACTGTCAATACAGGGGTTATATTTAGTGTTAAAGATTTAGATGCTGTGGCTACTGGTCAAGGTGACGACGCTGGAGCAGGAAAGGTAATCTGGCAAGAAATTATTCAGGTGCCTAGAGATCATTCCATTGTTGATTACGCAGATTACAAGAACAAATTCTACAATGTGGATAACTTCCATACCCTTTATGCACAGAATCCTTATTTCATACTTAATGAAACTGGTAACAATTACAATGAGAATAAAACCATTGGAAATATTGGCCTAGAATATGAATTGGTGAAAGGATTGAAAGCAAAATGGAATGTTGGAGGTGATTTTGCCAACGGTTCAATTTTTGAATATGGAAACGTATCTAAAATTACTGCAGGTGCACCTAATGATCCGGCAAATGATGTTGTTGGAAAAGTAGCGGAAGCTACAATCACTAATAGACAAATAAATTCTGACTTTACATTGGCTTATAAGTTGGATTTGTCAGAAGACTTTGATTTGGATTTATTGGTTGGTCAAAATGCAAATGAAACCACTTTTAAGAGTTTTTCAACGGAAATTACAAATCTATCTATTCCTGGATACTACAATTTATCCAATACAACAACGCAGCCGGTTACCGCAACCGCTCGTACAAAAAGAAGATTGGTTGGTGTTTTCGGAATGGCAACTTTAGGTTTTAGAGATTGGTTGTACCTTGGTTTACAGGGAAGAAATGACTGGTCCAGTACACTTCCAAAAGATAACAACTCATTCTTTTATCCTGGTGTAACGGTAAGTGCAGTTCTATCAGATGCATTCGACGTTTCAAACTATTTCGACTTTCTTAAATTAAGGGCTGGATATGCTTTTACCGGCAATGATGCTCAACCTTACCGAATTAATAGTGTATATGGGGCCGCACAAGCTAGAGCAGGAGGCTTTGGGTTTATTAATTTCCCAATTGGAGGATTTAATTCATTTGAAATAGGGGACAGAATCGGAAATAAGAGTTTAAAACCAGAATTAACTTCTGAATTGGAATTTGGTGTGGAAGCTCAAATGTTCAAAAGAAGAATTGGATTGGATCTCTCAGTTTATGACAAGAGAACAAAGGATCAAATTATTGAAATCGATGTAGATCCTACAAGTGGTTATAGATCACAGGTAATCAATCTTGGAGAAATCAAAAATGCAGGGTTCGAAGCAATGGTGGATTTAGTACCTATAAGAACTTCAAATTTTGAGTGGGGTGTTAATTTCAATTACAGCAGAAACAGGAATGAAGTTTTGTCATTAGGTGATTCTGAAGGAACTTCCATCTTGTTAAATGATGCATACAATGTTGAATTGAGAGCCGAAGTTGGAAAACCGGTTGGAACAATTTATACACCTGATGTTCAAAGAACTGCAGATGGTAAGATTGTAGTGAATCCAGCTACTGGTCTTCCACTTCAATCCGCTGCTAAAGTATTAAGAGGTTCAATTAACCCAGACTTTTCAACAGGTTTTGGAACTTATCTGAAATTCAAGAATTGGACATTGAATGCCAATGCAGATTACAGAAAAGGTGGATTGTTTTATTCATACACTGCAAGGTTGAATTATTTCGTTGGTAATGCCTGGAATACCCAATACAATGACAGACAACCTTGGATTGTTCCAAATTCTGTTGTAGATAATGGAGATGGAACCTTTTCAGAAAACACTACGCCAATTTCTAGAGCTGACGTGTTTACTTATTATGGTGCGACACCATCTTATGAATATAACCATATTTTGGATAAAACATTCTTCAAACTAAGAAACGTATCATTAACCTATGCACTACCATCTGGATGGTTTAAAGGTTCAATAAATAATGTTTCAGTGACTGCCTGGGGTAGAAACTTATTGTTATGGACACCTTCAGATAATCACTTTGTAGACCCAGAATCAAATACTTTTGGTACTTCTTTAGCAAGCCAGTTGGGAGAATTCTCTACTGGTCCATCTACAAGTAGCTATGGTATTACTTTAAATATTAAATATTAA
- a CDS encoding pyridoxine 5'-phosphate synthase — protein MTRLSVNINKIALIRNSRGANLPDLCQVAKDLERFGAQGITVHPRPDERHIRFSDLPLLKDIVTTEFNIEGYPSEYFVREVLDCKPDQVTLVPDPPEALTSNTGWDTRSNLEFLKSIVHKFKNEGIRVSLFLNPEPELVTYAAQTGADRIELYTGLYSKQFVKNPIAAVTPHIQTGLEALKFGLGLNAGHDLNLENLKFYKDHVEGLMEVSIGHALVCDALYFGLQNVVQMYLLRLSN, from the coding sequence ATGACCAGGTTAAGCGTAAATATCAATAAAATTGCTTTAATAAGAAATTCAAGAGGGGCGAATTTACCTGATTTATGTCAGGTTGCCAAAGACCTGGAGCGTTTTGGAGCCCAAGGCATTACTGTTCATCCCAGACCTGATGAAAGACATATTCGTTTTTCAGATTTGCCTTTATTAAAAGATATTGTTACCACTGAATTTAACATTGAAGGATATCCTTCAGAATATTTTGTAAGGGAGGTTCTGGATTGCAAACCTGACCAGGTTACCCTCGTTCCTGATCCGCCGGAAGCTCTTACTTCAAATACTGGATGGGATACTCGCAGTAATTTGGAATTTCTAAAGTCAATCGTCCATAAATTTAAAAATGAAGGGATTAGAGTATCCTTGTTTCTTAATCCAGAACCAGAATTGGTTACTTATGCTGCCCAAACAGGTGCCGATAGGATAGAATTATACACAGGTTTATATTCTAAACAATTTGTAAAAAACCCAATAGCTGCTGTTACCCCACATATCCAAACAGGTTTAGAGGCTTTAAAATTTGGTCTTGGTCTTAATGCCGGTCATGACCTTAATCTTGAAAATTTGAAATTTTACAAAGACCATGTAGAAGGATTAATGGAGGTCTCTATCGGCCATGCTCTAGTTTGTGATGCCTTATACTTTGGTCTTCAAAATGTCGTTCAAATGTACCTTTTACGCTTATCTAATTAA
- a CDS encoding CPBP family intramembrane metalloprotease — MDSLHKNTFKNLLGLLALVFFGFLLFQIILLVIEVMKGQSLETLTKNPQNIVDHYQGKQLLTLQMLSHIFALIIPAAMLSLWRKDVSSGLCPSNPTISSLWLSLFFFFACIPLVWLTAHINHLIPLPEWMSQTEDRLGDLIKKMLTMNSLADLTVAIIVVGLIPAIGEEWIFRGIIQTQLSRILPNAWIHILLSAFIFSAIHLQFEGFLPRFLLGCILGFVYRITGHLLYPMFLHFVFNTSQVITVFVVGPEAIDQFEKPSGSEDMIWVYGAISAVLTSLIAYRMTKSQKLNPHA, encoded by the coding sequence ATGGATTCTTTGCATAAAAATACATTTAAAAATCTTCTTGGGCTTTTGGCTTTGGTTTTCTTTGGGTTCCTTTTGTTTCAAATCATTTTACTTGTAATTGAAGTGATGAAAGGTCAATCATTGGAAACCTTGACTAAAAACCCCCAAAATATTGTAGATCATTACCAGGGAAAACAGTTATTAACGCTGCAAATGTTAAGTCATATATTTGCATTAATTATTCCAGCTGCAATGTTAAGTCTTTGGAGGAAAGATGTATCTTCCGGCTTATGCCCTTCCAATCCCACTATTTCCAGTTTATGGCTAAGCCTGTTCTTTTTCTTTGCCTGCATCCCCTTAGTTTGGTTAACTGCTCATATCAACCACCTCATTCCTTTACCGGAATGGATGAGTCAAACCGAAGACAGATTAGGCGATTTAATTAAAAAGATGTTAACCATGAATTCCCTAGCAGACCTTACCGTTGCAATTATAGTCGTAGGGCTGATCCCTGCTATAGGGGAAGAATGGATCTTTAGAGGAATTATCCAAACACAGCTTAGTAGAATTTTGCCAAATGCATGGATACACATCTTATTGAGTGCATTTATTTTTTCTGCCATCCACCTACAATTTGAAGGATTTTTACCAAGATTTCTGCTGGGATGTATATTAGGATTTGTCTATCGAATTACCGGTCACTTACTATATCCCATGTTCTTACACTTCGTCTTTAATACCAGTCAGGTTATTACTGTTTTTGTTGTTGGGCCGGAGGCAATTGACCAATTTGAAAAACCATCTGGTTCAGAAGATATGATTTGGGTTTATGGAGCAATCTCTGCTGTTCTCACGTCTTTGATTGCGTACCGGATGACAAAGTCACAAAAACTTAACCCTCATGCTTAA
- a CDS encoding phosphatidate cytidylyltransferase, producing the protein MLKRSITGLILGVVVISTILFNFWSASILLLIILLFSIGEWNRHFNNSSNFAKTFLMILSISTFVGMAFLVSFFPDFRHFAFWISGISVFYIFLVLFLVFWKKENAILCATPTNGFIYIVLPLIAVVLFLSKDYYLSRYWILGFIIMNWSNDTFAYFTGKAIGKTPLAPSISPKKTWEGSAGGLIGCILAAFLCNFFMIHSGFEFWKICLIGILICISGSFGDLYESSLKRAVDIKDSGAILPGHGGFLDRFDSFFFIIPTGIFLVGLLTHLK; encoded by the coding sequence ATGCTTAAGCGAAGTATCACAGGACTAATCCTTGGAGTTGTGGTGATATCCACTATTCTATTTAACTTCTGGAGTGCATCAATATTGCTGTTGATCATTCTCCTTTTTAGTATTGGAGAATGGAATCGGCACTTTAATAATAGTTCCAATTTTGCTAAAACATTCTTAATGATTTTATCCATATCCACATTTGTTGGAATGGCCTTTCTAGTGAGTTTCTTTCCGGATTTCAGACACTTTGCCTTTTGGATTTCTGGAATTTCTGTTTTTTATATTTTTCTGGTTTTGTTTTTGGTTTTTTGGAAAAAAGAAAATGCTATTTTATGTGCGACCCCAACCAATGGATTTATTTATATTGTTTTGCCTTTAATTGCTGTAGTTCTATTTCTTAGCAAGGATTATTATCTATCTCGGTATTGGATTCTTGGTTTTATAATCATGAACTGGAGTAACGACACTTTTGCATATTTCACAGGTAAGGCCATAGGAAAAACACCCTTAGCGCCTTCCATTTCACCAAAGAAAACATGGGAAGGTTCTGCTGGAGGATTGATTGGATGCATCCTGGCTGCTTTCTTATGCAATTTCTTCATGATTCATTCAGGTTTTGAATTTTGGAAAATCTGCTTAATCGGAATTTTGATTTGTATAAGTGGATCGTTTGGAGACTTATATGAATCCTCACTTAAGCGAGCCGTAGACATTAAAGACAGCGGAGCAATCCTTCCGGGGCACGGGGGGTTTTTAGATCGATTCGACAGTTTCTTTTTCATCATTCCAACTGGTATATTTCTTGTAGGTTTGCTTACTCATTTAAAATAA